A stretch of DNA from Endozoicomonas sp. 8E:
ACTGGCGGCAGCGACCACATTCAAAGCGGTCTGCGAGCACAACAAGAAGCTCAAGGGAGCTAAAGAGAGCTTTGCAGAAATCAGTTTCAAAAGCCGCAAAGGTAGCAGGCACTCATTCTCTATTGACCGTTTGCCAAAGGGATTAAATCCCTGCGTACAGGCCCTTGGCAAGATTCACCTGACAGAGGATGTGCCAGCAGAAGCGATTGGTAAATCTTGTGTCGTAACCTACGACAAAGGTCGCTGGTTCATTCAGGTTCAACAATATATTGAGCTAAATCCCGAAATCCAAGGGAAGGTTAGATGCGTTGGAGTTGACCCCGGAGTTCGCACCTTTGCCACGTGCTACAGCGAAAAAGAGGCATTGATAGCGGGTGATAACGTTGCAAAAACAAAGCTGTTCCCACTGATGAAACAAGTGGACAGCTTGATCAGTCAAAAGCAAAAAATCCTGAACACGCAGAAAGGCGTTAAGTTCCCCGACATGCCCCAGTGGGCAAGAGATCGGATTATTCATTTCAACAGGGAAATTGACCGGCTGAAATGCAAAAAGGATGACATTGTTCTTGATCTGCATAACCGGCTGGCGTTCGAGTTGGTGTCGAACTACGACGTTGTATTTTTGCCAACCTTTGAGACAAGAGGTATGGTCACACGCAAAGATAAGAAGGTTCGCACCATTCGCCGTAACACCTGCCGCCAGATGCTTGACCTCAATCACTACCAATTCAAAAAGCGGCTTAAGTGGTACGCAAAAAAGTATGGAAAGCATGTGGTTGATTGCAACGAAGCCTATACATCCAAGACTCGATCATGGAGCGGGACCATTGACGAAAAATTAGGTTCTTCCAAGGTTATTAAGGGTGAGGGCTTCATCGTTGATTGTGATATCAACGGTGCCAGAAATGTCTTTCTTAAGTGTTTAACAAGGTAGCTTGAACCTTATCCATAACAGCGAGTGTTGCGCTCGTTGCGGATTTAATCAAGAGTTAATACTTGCAGCCTGTCGTTTCCACTATTAAAGCGGCCGCATTCTGTTTTGCACTTTGATGGCGTTAAACTTAACCGCTCTTTCTAATCACCGTCATGTTGTTAAAAAACGACCGATTGGATTCATCAGCAAAAATATTCTCCAGAGTATCGGTCAACTTCCTGCGCCAGTTTGGATACTCTTCGCTGGTCCCGGGAATATTCACCGGGGAATCAATTTGCAAAACCTCTTCCAGCTGAATCACAGTGATTTTTGAGGCTGTTTTAGCCAGGTAATAATGCACTTTTTCCATTAAGTCCCTTGAGTATCCCATGGTGGAAATATCGTGTGGGTTCATGCCTTCAGGAAACTCATGGATGCTCGAAAGTGTTTTCAGTAAAGCCAATTTTTCTCTATGCCTTGCCTCTTTCTCCTGCAGAGCCCGGTCGTGATCATAAATGCCCAGTTGCAGACGCAAATCCAGATCCAGACAATTCCACCAGGCCTTCAGAGGGGGAATGTCATGGTTGCTGATACAGGTCAAAGCCATGGGTTTATAGTCCAGAGGTGGCGTAAAATGATCACCCAGGCATTCAAAAAGAACCACTTCATTGGAGTAGAACAGAGCCGGTGGCAAAGTGGCCTGAATTTCAGGCGGAACTGTCCCGAGGTCTTCTCCGAATACCAGACACTGACGACGATGGCTCTCCAGTTTGATAATGCCCAGCAAGTCGTCAAGGGGATAATAGACATAGGCGCCATAATCAGCCGTTTTGCCCTTGGGGCACCACCAGAGCCTTAGCAGCCCCATGACGTGATCAATTCTCAAAGCTCCGCAATGGCTCATATTAGCCTGAACCATTTCAATAAAGGGCTGGTACTGCTGAGCCTTTAGCACCCGGGGATTAAAGGGAGGCAAACCCCAGTTCTGTCCCTGGGGAGCTACACCATCCGGGGGCGCACCAACGCCTGTATCCAGACAATACAGGCTGCGATGACTCCAGACATCAGAGCCGCCACTGTCCACACCTACGGCCAAATCACGATAGATGCCCACCAGCATACCGGCTTCAATGGCCGCTTCCTGGGCTTTGGCCAGCTGATCTTCAGCCAGCCACTGTAAGTACATATAGTATTGAATGCGCTTTCGGTTATTGCTGGCAAAGGCTTTAACGGCACTGGATTCCGGATTTTGGAACAAAGGCTCCCAGCATGGCCATCCCCAGTTATTGATGTCCAGCTTTTTGTAATGCTCATAAATAGCTTCATAGAGGGCGTGTTGCTCCAGAGCCGGGCCACGGTTTCTGCAAAAATCCAGAAAAGCTTTTCCCCTTGAGCTTTCGGGGTTCAGGTGTTGTTGATAGAAGTGTTCAAACAGTGAGTTTAGAAAACCAAACTTCAACCATGCTACCAGGCTGTAGTCTACGTATTCCTGATCTCTTGCCCGTTGCAGTTGTTCTTTGAACTCTGGCTCTTCAAATCGCTTCCGGGCTTCGTCACATTCCCTGAAGTCCGGCACAGCTGTGATATCGATATACAAGGGATTAATAAAGGTTCGACTCGATGGGCTGTAGGGGCTGGCATGAAGGGGGTTGGCAGGGTAAAGGGCATGAATAGGATTCAGACCAATAACATCTGCGCCCTGTTCTGCCAGTTGAGTCGCCAACTGACTCAGGCTTGAAAAGTCACCCATACCCCAATCATGACGAGTTCGGAGTGTGTAAAGTTGAATTGCACTGCCCCATATCTTATTTCCACTACCCAGTCTTTCAGGTTCGTAGCAGGTTTCAGGAGCAATAATTATCAGTGCACTGTCTTGCGTATTGTTACTCTGCAGCGAGAGCCGATGGTAGCCAAGGGGTAAAGTTTCCGGCAATTTGAACGTCAGGTGATGATAGGTTTTACCCCCAAAAGTGCAACTTTCCTCTATAGGCATATCGTCAGTATTCAGATTCAGTGAGTGGTGGCCAGCGGTTTCCAGTATTATTTCGCCTTTGAACAGATGACCCAGCTGTTGATCTTCAAGGTGCAGACTGACCTGATAGGTTTGTCCCTGTGTGAAGACTAAAACGGGATGCAAAAGTTGCTGCCACCTCTGCTGTTCAATGTCTGTAATCGCCTGTTTTATCGCGTCGTCAGACTTAACGTTCAATCCCATGGCGGCGAGAATCGGCAGTTTGTATTCGATGGGGACGCTGACAGGCTCACCCGCCCAGTCACTGTATTCTCCAGAAACGCGATAGTACCCGGCCAGCTGTTCAATCAGATCAGGATCAGACATAACGCTCTCTCTTATCAGTCGTGGGCCGGCGCCTGGGTGCGAGGAAAAGCCTTGCCCTCAGCATTGAAGAGGTGACAAAACTGAACCGGAAGCTCAATTTTCATCTTGCTGCCTGCATCACGTTTTTTTGAGTCTTCTACCCGGACAATAAAGTTTTCTCGAATGGTATCGTGGCTCATGTATATGTAAGATTCGGCGCCCAGACGCTCCAGCGTTTCAACCTTGCCTTCGACAGCGTTGCCATTATCCGTTTCTGCCAGAGCATCTTCGGGCCGAATACCCAGCACGACCCTGTCACCCTTTTTGGCACCCTGGCAGTCAACATTTGTCCGGAGTATTTCACCGGTGGTTAATTTGACTAGGGTTTCGCTGTTGCCGGTCTCTTCAATAAAACCGTCAAAGAAATTCATTTTGGGTGAACCGATAAATCCGGCAACGAACAGGTTGGCGGGTTGGTGATAAAGCTCCAATGGCTTGCCAACCTGCTCCAGGTTAGTTTTTGCCCCTTGAGCCAGAGGACTCAGGACAACAATCTGATCCGCCAGAGTCATGGCTTCAATCTGGTCATGGGTGACATAGATAGACGTTGTTTGCAGACGGTTGTGGAGTCGGGCTATTTCCTGCCGCATCTGAACCCGAAGCGCGACATCGAGATTGGACAGCGGCTCATCAAACAAAAAGACCCTTGGCTGCTGCACAATGGAGCGGCCGATAGCCACCCTTTGTCGTTGACCTCCGGACATGGCTTTTGGCTTTCGATCCAGCAGGGCTTCCAGTTGGAGAATACGGGCGGCTTCTTCAACCCGGCTTTTGATTAATGATTTATCGGCTCTTGCCAGCTTCAGACCAAAGGCCATATTTTCAGCCACCGACATGTGTGGGTAGAGAGCGTAAGACTGGAAGACCATGCCTACCCTGCGCTCGTTCGGTGGCCAGTCATTCACCTGCTCTCCGGCAATGAACATTTTGCCTTCAGTGATATCTTCAAGGCCACAGACCATTCGAAGCAGAGTGGACTTACCGCAGCCAGAAGGCCCGATAAACGCAATGAATTCACCTTCTGCAATGTTCAGGTTGATATTCCTGAGAACCCAGGTCTTACCCTGGTCATAGCTTTTGGAAATATTGACAAGCTTAACTTCAGCCATAAGGTTTTCCGTTTTTTATACGCTGAACCCGCCAGGAGCCTGTCGGACTTGATCGTCCGTTGCGAGTATTGCGAGAAATTGAGGATGAAAATTTCTGCTTCTGAGGAGAATAGTGGGGCTATTTGACGAAAAAGCAGGAATTTTTAGACCAATTTATCGCAACCGCACGACTGCATGGACGCAGGAGCTAGAGCAACTCAGGAGCAGTTGCCGCGTAGCACAGCCTCAAGTCCGAAAGGCTCCTAACCTTTGACACCACCTGAAGTCAGACCACCGACAATCCAGCGCTGGCACAACAGGAAAATAATAGAGATGGGCAGACCTGACAGAACGGCTGCCGCAGCAAAGTCGCCCCAGAGATAATTCTGTGGATTCAGATATTGTCTGGAGCCAACCGCCAGCGTCAGGTTATCCATACTTTGCAAAAGCACTGAAGCCACGGGATATTCAGCAATATTGGTAATGAAGGCCAGAATAAAGACCACCGCCAGAATGGGTGTCGACAGCGGCAGCAATACAAAACGAAACGCCTGCCAGGGCGTTGCTCCGTCAATCGCTGCAGCTTCTTCAAGGGATGAGTCAATGGTTTCGAAGTAACCCTTGATCAACCAGATGTGCAGGGCCAGACCACCCAGATAAGCGACAGTTACCGAACCCAGTGTGTCCAGTCCTAACCAGGGAACATAGTTACCGATCTGCTCAAACAGGGAGTATATGGCAACCAGTGCCAGTACCGCTGGAAACATTTGCAGAATCATCATGGTGGTAAGCAAGGATTCCTTGAATCGGAATCTCAGTCTGGCGAATGCGTAGGCGCCCGTGGTTGATAGCAGCAGGATCAGCACCGTGGAAATAAACGCTACTTTGATAGAGTTCCATAACCAGAGAAGAACAGGGAAGGGAGAATGGGTGATGGAGCCATCGGCATTTTCCCAGGGAATACCCAAAGCCAGATACCAGTGTTCCAGACTGGGATTACTGGGTATCAGGTCACCGGTAGCAAAGTTACCGGAACGAAAAGACACTGAAATAATCATCAGGAAGGGAAACATGATCAGGCAGAGAAAGAGAATCATAAAAATTCTGGCGGACCACACCCGGTATTTCAGGTTTTTTGACTGTACCATCATAGTCGTTCACTCCATTACCTGTTTAGTCGCTTTCAGGTTCACCCAGGCTATGATGCCCACCATGATGAAGATGAAGGTGGCTATGGCAGAAGCCAGGCCGTAATCCTGACCGTACTGGCCAAATGCGATCCGGAAGGTATAGCTCACCAGAATGTCGGTGGCACCTGCCGGAGTGCTGGCACCAATGATATTGGGAGCACCGTCAGTCAGTAGTGCAATCAGAACCAGGTTGTTGAAGTTGAATGCAAAGCTGGCGATCAACAGCGGTGTCAGTGGCTTTATGATCATGGGTAAAGTGATGTTAAAGAAGTTCTGGATGGGGGAGGCGCCGTCTATTGCTGAAGCTTCATAAAGAGTATCTGGAATAGACTTCAACAGGCCAATGGCAAGAATCATCATGTAGGGATAACCCAGCCAGGTATTAACGATCAGGACCATGGTTTTTGCCAGATACTCATTGCTGAACCATTCGGGTTGAACCCCAAAGAGCATGTTTAGCAGCATATTGATCTCACCAAAATTCTGATTAAACAGGCCCCTGAAGATCAAAATAGAAATGAAGGCCGGAACTGCATAAGGAAGAATTAACAGCAGTCGGTATAAGTTATTGCCTTTCAGGGGTTCCCACTGCACCAGGCAGGCCATCAGCAAACCTACAGTCAAGGTGAAGAGTACCGAGAGAGCTGCAAATACCAAGGTCCAGAGGAAAATCTGTAAAAAAGGGCCCTGGATTCCGGGATCTTTGAGCACCCGAACAAAATTATCCCAGCCATTATAGACGACAAAGCCCGGTCTTACCTGCTTGCCCGCTGAATCAGGCTGCCCTTCAGGCACTTCGATATAATAGCCCGTTGTATGATCAGGCTTTAGCAGGTTGCCATTACGCGTGTCCTGCAGAGTGTCATTACCAATGTCACGATAAATTTTTGACATGGGACCAAATTTTCTCAGGCTGGTCATTGTCAGCTCAGTATTGTCAGGCAGTTCTACGTCCAGTTTTTTGAGGGTACTCCGAAGCTTTATGGTCTCCTTGAGGGGGAGTTCATTGCCCCCAGGAAGGTCCGGTGACAAGTCAGCTTTCAATGGCGTTGGAATGACGGTTTCGTTGAACGGCTGGCTTATAAGGTACTTGTCTGTTTCCTTCTTACTGATAAATAGAACCCGGTACTCAGCCCCCTGCTGATAAACCCTGAAATGGTAGGACTCACCCTCTGTTTTATAGGTTTTGCCCAGATGCAGGATTTTTACTCGCTCGATGGATAAAAGGTGGCTGGAACTGTAATTTGTGAATGCGACATATACCGTATAGATCAGGGGGAAAACTATAAATATCGATACACCCAGAATTGCAGGGAAAACATATCGGTAGTTGTAGCCGTCAGTGCTGATGAACACCCAGGTGCCGACGCAGACAATCAGCAGAATGATCAGGGCAAAAGCAAACTCTCCCTGAAAGTACATCAGGGCCACGCCGTAGAGCAGCACAAGGTCAATCATGCCAATCAACCCACATACGAACCACGTTAATGGGCTCTTTGCTTTCTGATCAGCCTCCATAAAGTCGACTCCTGGAGCAGATTTAGCTCACACATTCTGATCCGGTGGGCTTGAAACTGCATGAATCACTCTCGAAATCACTTGTCGTATTTCACCGCGTTGAGATAAGTAAAAGGGGATCTAGTCAGCCTAGTTGACAATCTGCCTGGCTGCTTCATTAAGCGCATTCTTATAGTCCTGTCTACCGGAGGTAATGTTCAGCAGAGCAGACTCCATGGCTGACCAGAATTTGCCCATTTCCGGTACATTGGGCATGAGCAAGCCGTTGACGGCATTTTCGTAGGTAACCTTGATGCGAGGATCTTTTTCCAGTTCCTTCATGTAGCTTTTGTTGACCACAGCACCCAGTGGAACATCGCTGTTCATAGTACGAAGACCGTCGTCTGTTAGCAGGTAGTTTTCAAGAAACTCTTTTGACAGGGCTTTATTAGGACTGGCACTGTTCAAGGTGGCTCCCCAGACGCCAACAAATGCTTTGGAACGCTGGCCATTGATGCTGGGCAAAGCGGCCACACCATAATTCAGATCTTTGCCGTCGATTTTGGTTTTGTCCAGGTTTGACCAGGCCCAGGGGCCGGTAATCATCATGGCTGACTGGCCCTTGTTGAAGCTGGATTCCATAACACCATAATCAACGCCTCTGGGCATAACGCCCTTGTCAATCAGCTCGGTCAGCATTTTGGCACCGGCCATGGCTCCGGCGTTATTGACTCCGGTGTCTTTAACATCATAACCAGTCGGTGTTCTTTTGAAGACATAGCCGCCATCTGCAGCAAGCATCGGCATAGTGAAGTAAGGCTGGATCTGATCCCACATAATGGTAGTAACTTTGCGTTTGGCCAGTTTGTCTTTAAGAGGAAACATTTCCTCAAATGAGCCGGGAGGGTTTGGCAACAGATCCTTGTTGTAGATCAGGCTGATGGCCTCCATAGAGACAGGGTAACCATAGATCTTGCCGTTAACCGTCATCGCCTGCCAGCCCAGATCGTCAATCTTGCTTTTGAAATCCGGAGCTGGATTTACAGGGGAAAGAAGACCGCTCTGGGCCCATTCACCGTATCGGTCATGGGCCCAGAAGAGAATGTCTGGTCCACCACCGGACGCTGCAGACTGTTGAAAACGATCAGTAATGTTTTCCGGAATCTCAACTTTAACCTTGATGCCGGTGTCTTCCTCAAACTCCTTGCCGACTTCCCGGATACCGTTGTAGGCCTTGTCACCGCCTACCCAGATCACCAGTTCATCATCCTGGAAGGAGAAGGCCTGGAAAGGGCTGAGAGCAGTCCCGAGAGTGATTGCAGCTGCAGCTATGGTTTTGCCAAGTGGAGTACCCAGTAATCTGATCATCAGTCAACGGCTCCTGATCAATTTAGCTGTTCAGTTAAAGCGCAGCGGTCATTTTCAGTGATAAACCGCAGGCACGTTCTGTAGGACAAGCTTCATACGCAACCGGACGTGGACCTCTCCGGTCAGTCTACTGTTGATTCCTTTAAATGGCTTGAAAGTTCGGTCGAGAATGAAGATTCGCCTTCACAGACAGACCCATCAGGTTGCTGTCTGAGACGAAAGAAAAACTTATTCAATAATAGCGGCAGAATCGGAAGGCAATGATGATGTGGAGAATAATTTTTTATCAAGGCAACGTTTTTTTCATAATTTTCTAAAAAAGCAATTTAATATTATTTTTGCAAATTAAATCAAAATATACGGCGATAGATAATTAATTGAAGCGGGAACAGGACGTCCTGTTTATCTCGTTCTGACGCTGGAGACGGGGAACCGGGGTTTTACCGGTCGGTCCGAGATGCCTGTGGATATCTGCAAATCATCCTCACGGAATGCTTTGGAAAGTCACCGCAAGGTTGGGTGCTAATCGGGGTGACTCTTTCCTATGTTCCGTGTCGGAATGCATACACCTCAAAAACCGGGCTTTAAAACCTGAGATAAGGTATAGGTTCCCTCGCTGGGTGCCACAGGGCACGACAGCATGGGAACCTGAGTTTTGCGACAGCCGCTCCAGCATAGGCGAGGTACATCATTGTCGACGGTTAAGGCGCTCTTTTACTCTGGCAACTAGACTATCAAAATCCTCTGAAGGTTCTGGATCTTCTGAGTCAGCTTTTATTGTAATGATGCCTGTTGGAAGTATGTCATCAGCAGTCTTGTTTTGTGCAAGAAATGCTTCTAATTCATTTTCTGAAATCAGTGTCTGCAACCACTCTACAGGTTCTATTTGACTACCTCCGGACCACGGATCATGAATGACTAATTTATCACCCATAATGCCTATTAACAGGGCGTAATGACCATAGAAGCAATTTTCTCGATATTTGAGAAGAATAGGTGTCTCGGCGATGAGTTCAGTTAAAGACTCAACGAATGCTTCTTGAGTGTAAGAAGAATCAGGAAATTGCAACTCAGATAATTTGAAATTTGAACGAATAGTCTCTTCGTAAAATTCTTCTAAGGGGAATCCTTTAAATATACTTCTCGGGTTAGTAGAAAGTGATTCAACTTTTTTTGAATTTATACTGGTAACAAATAATGGCTTGTCACCATAAAACCTTCTGAGCATTTCTACACAGGCATCACCACAGAGATTAACATGCCCTTGATGAATGTACTTAACAGGATGAATGTGACTTTTGAGCTCTACACTCCTTCCTTTGAACTTTTTCTGTTCAGCTTCTAATTTTGTTGTGTCATTAGTAGCATTAAAACCCCAAATTGTTCCGAGCGGTCCTCTTAGTTTCATACTTTATCCATTTTTTAGTTATCGAATTTTCAGAGGGTGTCGCAAAACTCTGGTTACCATGCTTTCAGGCCCTGTAACTCGCCGCGTGGGGGGTGTTCCTTTTTTCGCTTCTTCTTGTCAGGTGTTTTATTCAGTGACTGAAGTGAGGGAGGTAAATCTCTTTTGTTTTCAATACTGGGCATTGCGAATTCCTTTTCATGGGTTTTTTCTATTACTAGTTGTATAGCAAAAACCTATGCACGGGACAAATTGCAGAATGGAATGGACCGGGAAGCGATTCCCGCCATAATACTTAAAATGACTGCGGGGGAAAAATCCGGCTTTATGCCACAGAGGTGGTCTACCCCTTTTTACCGCTGCTATTCTAAAAACCTATTCAGTATTTTCTTTGGCACCAGCATTTCCCGTTCTCTCGGGAAGCCATTGTTGTTAAAGTAGCGACGCTTCTCGCTGACCACAGCAATACCCCGCTCCTTCAGCACTTCTCGATTCCCGCCTTCGCGGGAATGACGACCTCAGAGCGTCGGAACCAGAGTTTTGCGATACCCTCTCCCTATGGGGGGGTATATTTTTTAGAGTCACTGGCTGGCGAAAAGTTCCGCCAGGTTGCTGCTGTCTGAAGTTGCATTTCATGGTGGGATCAATGGATTTTACAGGCCCACTCTGCTGGCGCGCTTTGTGCGTCAAGTTTCGCTATCTTCTTAGGCACCAGCATTTCCTTTTCTCTCGGGAAACTATTGTTGTTAAAGTAGCGACGCTTCTCGCTGACCACAGCAATACCCCGCTCCTTCAGCACTTCTCGGGCATCCTCCGAATGCAGTGTTTCCTGCGTCAAGGTGCCCGGATTCATCCGTATACCTTCGTTCTTCAGCCGCTGCACCTCTTGCTCTATTGCCTGTTGTGTGGCCGGGCTCAGCAGCGACGGGTCATGTTCGTACTGCATCTTTTCCAACAGCGTCATTCCGGCCGGAATCGTCACCTGTCCCAGATCATACCCGCTGTTGTGAATGCCATAAGTGATCCCTTTGTTCTGATCGGCCCTGCAGGCTTTGTGGCTGGGGTCTGAACAGACAATAATTCCAGCCTCCTGAGCGATTTTGCGCCGGACATTGTCATCAATAAACTGGTTCATTCTCTGCACTGGCTCTGTGGTCCATTCAAAGTTTTCAAAGATCTTTGAGCCATTGTCGAGCAGGCCGTAGACTTGGGTGTAGTTTTTTTTGCGCTGATCCAGAAGTGACCCGGTTACCCGCGCCAGATCAGCCGCACCGTGCATGGCGGCTTCCAGATGGCGTTGGAATTCACTTTTGTTGTCAGGCTCGGAGCTAAACTCTTCGGTCAGCTGCCAGGGTAAGTCAAGACGGTTTGCGTCAAAACCCAGAGGTCGAGTCACCGTTAATCCGGGAAAATCAGCCCCAACCCCGCAACCACGGATAACATCCATTCGATCCGCAAAGCGTAATATGCGCAAATACCATCGCACTGGCTCAGACAGGTTCTGCTCCTCTTCACCCTTAACATCGTTTTCCTTGCTGACTATCGCCTTTGCCATATCAGCCAGCAGCTTTTCAGGGTAGTGTCCGGCCAGGTCCCGTTTGAAATATTCAGCTGAACTTGATTCTTCCACTGATTTGTCGACATCTTCGGCTGTCGCATCATGGTAGATAATCGCCAGAGAAAGGAGTTCTTTTTCTTGCGGGCGCAAGAAACGTTGCTGAAATTTCTCCAGCAACTCCATATACCAAAGCCCATTATTCCTGGCCCGCAGGACGTGACTGCAGCTGTGCAGTGGTTTCCACACGGTTGGCATGGTCTGTTTGACAAGGCACTGGATTACCCGCTCTGGTCCCGGACGGCGGTAGTAATGTTGCAATACCTTCAGGATGGTTTTTTCATTATCGCCGACATTGTCAGGCAGGACTGGTGGTGTGCTGAACGCGTCCACTACAAACTGTAATGCCGCTGGTAGCTCGGTTGCCAATGGTGTTGCCGATGCGCCGGTATCGTTCAGGCCGAGAGATTGTTTCAGGTCCTTAACTTCCCGCTGAGCCTGCCGGACATGCTCTGGCCAATTCTGGTAGAAAGGATATTTTTCCCGTTGAGCCCGAAGGTTTTCAAGCCATTTGATATAATCATCCAGGGATAAATCATCAATAATCTTCTCTCCATTTTCATATCCGCTTGCATGATGGACTTTAAGGCGATTCAGAACGTCATTGTCCAGAGAAACTCCGTAATGAAACAGCGCCAGTAAAAGGGACTGGAGGGTGTTGAGAGTTGGAGGATTAAAGTTAACCACATGGTGTATTATTAACTTTTCCAGAAAGCTTTGCCGCTGCTGTTGGGTGGTTTCCCGGCAGATTCGGTCAAATTCAATGACGTTTCCCGGGCAACCGGTTAAAGGTAGTCTCCGGAGATGATTCAGGGTCAGAAAATCAAATGGAGCAAAGGCAGGCAAAACATAGTTCATAATGCTCAGTGGCATTAATGCATGCATGCAATCATCCATATTGAAAATGGGTGGAAAATTCTTTTCCAGTCTTGCACCGCTCTGCAGAAGCAGCCGACATAAGCGGCAGGCTTCGTCCGCCTGTTTCTGGATTTGCTTGTGCTTTGGCCGGTCGTTTCTGATCAATTCGGAAACCAGTAACATTCCAAGTAAAGATTCAACACGTCCTTCATGAGGAAAAAACTGGTGAATTGGCAAGCCACTTTGTTCCAATTCCAGAAGCCTCTCACAACTGTAATGACGGGGATCACTTACCAGCTTGATGGCTTCTTGCAGTAGGTGCATGGCATCTGGGTCAGCTGAGATAGTTGATTCCGAACTCAGTGCTTTTGCCCGCAAAGGCATTGGCAGCAAATTCAGCATGGCTCTCAAATGCTCTGGAGATAAGCCCTGTGAGAACGCAAAATCATTCAGAGAATTCTCATTGCTGGCCAGGTGCGGACTTTCCAGCTCATCATCAAAACAGACCTCTACAGAACCTGTGCGGTGGCAATAAACCACCAGAGGCAAGGAGCCAAGGTTCAGTAAAGTTTCACACTGATTCTTATGCCAAAGGATATCGGAAATATTTATTTGTGCGTCCTTGTACACGCAAAAGCATTTAACGTCTTCCATCTGGTAGTTGGTGAGTACCAGTTCAGGGTAATTTTGAAAGTGGGATTTATCGCCGGGTTTCAACTTTGGTAAACTGAATGTTCCGTCTTTTTGCAGATGTCCCGAGGTGAAACGAGGATAAACTCCCCAGACAACTTTATTGGTGCGCTCAAGAAGTGCGTCGTGCAGTGATTGCAGGTCAGGCAGTTGTTTTACAAGCCATTTATCCGCATTATAGCCCTTCTGCACAAAAAAGGTATCGGCATCGCGTTTGTAGACGTACAGGCATTGGGGGTTAACAATGCCTGGCATCCATTTACCGAAACCATCTGATATGGGCTCAGTAGGCATCATCTTCCCCGGCAGAGCGAGGGTGAAGGGTCTTGGTGCTCCCTTACCCGAAAAGTAATCTTTTTCTTTGGTGTATTGAATTCGCCGAAACGCCAGGCGTCCACTGGCGGCAGCTTCCTTCAGCTCCTGTCGCTCAGACTCTCTGGAATCATGGGGTCGCAGCCTGCTGGTTGGTTCGCAGACTGTCCATTGGCCAGAGGCCGTTGGCGACTGGGTGTCTAACTTTGCTCGCTTTGATTGAGGGCGAGGATAAAGGCTCGCAGAGGTCCCCACTGCATGGGAAACATTCATGGTCATACTCCTGTAAAACTTACTGCTTCCCCACGAGGGTGTCGCAAAACTCTCTCCAGCCATGGAACGAGTTGACTCCCGTCATTCCCGGTTTCATTCTCGTCGTTCCCGACTTCATTCTCGTCATTCCCGACTTCATTCTCGTCATTCCCGACTTCATTCTCGTCATTCCCGACTTCATTCTCGTC
This window harbors:
- the malF gene encoding maltose ABC transporter permease MalF; protein product: MEADQKAKSPLTWFVCGLIGMIDLVLLYGVALMYFQGEFAFALIILLIVCVGTWVFISTDGYNYRYVFPAILGVSIFIVFPLIYTVYVAFTNYSSSHLLSIERVKILHLGKTYKTEGESYHFRVYQQGAEYRVLFISKKETDKYLISQPFNETVIPTPLKADLSPDLPGGNELPLKETIKLRSTLKKLDVELPDNTELTMTSLRKFGPMSKIYRDIGNDTLQDTRNGNLLKPDHTTGYYIEVPEGQPDSAGKQVRPGFVVYNGWDNFVRVLKDPGIQGPFLQIFLWTLVFAALSVLFTLTVGLLMACLVQWEPLKGNNLYRLLLILPYAVPAFISILIFRGLFNQNFGEINMLLNMLFGVQPEWFSNEYLAKTMVLIVNTWLGYPYMMILAIGLLKSIPDTLYEASAIDGASPIQNFFNITLPMIIKPLTPLLIASFAFNFNNLVLIALLTDGAPNIIGASTPAGATDILVSYTFRIAFGQYGQDYGLASAIATFIFIMVGIIAWVNLKATKQVME
- the malE gene encoding maltose/maltodextrin ABC transporter substrate-binding protein MalE; the encoded protein is MIRLLGTPLGKTIAAAAITLGTALSPFQAFSFQDDELVIWVGGDKAYNGIREVGKEFEEDTGIKVKVEIPENITDRFQQSAASGGGPDILFWAHDRYGEWAQSGLLSPVNPAPDFKSKIDDLGWQAMTVNGKIYGYPVSMEAISLIYNKDLLPNPPGSFEEMFPLKDKLAKRKVTTIMWDQIQPYFTMPMLAADGGYVFKRTPTGYDVKDTGVNNAGAMAGAKMLTELIDKGVMPRGVDYGVMESSFNKGQSAMMITGPWAWSNLDKTKIDGKDLNYGVAALPSINGQRSKAFVGVWGATLNSASPNKALSKEFLENYLLTDDGLRTMNSDVPLGAVVNKSYMKELEKDPRIKVTYENAVNGLLMPNVPEMGKFWSAMESALLNITSGRQDYKNALNEAARQIVN
- a CDS encoding papain-like cysteine protease family protein, coding for MKLRGPLGTIWGFNATNDTTKLEAEQKKFKGRSVELKSHIHPVKYIHQGHVNLCGDACVEMLRRFYGDKPLFVTSINSKKVESLSTNPRSIFKGFPLEEFYEETIRSNFKLSELQFPDSSYTQEAFVESLTELIAETPILLKYRENCFYGHYALLIGIMGDKLVIHDPWSGGSQIEPVEWLQTLISENELEAFLAQNKTADDILPTGIITIKADSEDPEPSEDFDSLVARVKERLNRRQ